In the genome of Thalassophryne amazonica chromosome 6, fThaAma1.1, whole genome shotgun sequence, the window ATTGTGCAAAAGGCAATCTATATACAATAATGTACCACAATGATGTGTGAGGTGTATGTTTTTTAGTGTCTATGTGTAAGTCAGCTGCTCTGCATGTTTGTGCACCAGGTGTTACAGAAGTGTAGTTACAGAgtgatacagtgcatctggaaagtattcacagcactttactttttctacattttatattaaagccttattccaaaacctaGTATATTCACcccctgcacccccccccccaaaaaaaattctacttacaacaccccataaagacaacatgaaaaaagttttgttgttaatttttttttcaattaaaaaagaaaaaaaaaagaaatcacatgtgcatcagTATTCACAACTTTTGCTCAgtacattgttgatgcacctttggcagcagttacagcctcaagtcttcttgaatatgctgccacaagcttggtacacctatttttgggcagttttgcctagTCATCTTATAAtcatagtcattataattatatTTGGACTAGTATGGTATTACATTATTattgtgatggccaagtggttaaagcagTGGGGTTGTGACCAAAGATCCTCatttcaaatccccatcagtcaATATAATCACTCAGAGCCCTtgagcaaggttcttaatccccaacTTGCCTCCGGTATgttgtgagtgccttgcatggcagtgccgtgacatcggtgtgtgtgtatatatggggGAAAGAgagtcatcattgtaaagcgcttttacAGATAATGGCACACAACCTACGTTGAACTCTATATGTtacttttttacaaattaaattttcggggaaaaaaaatcacctgTACCCTGACGAGCAAATTTTTGCAAATAGTGTCAGCACAgtaatgacaaaaaacaaacaaacaaacaaaacaattagaTTGCTTGAGGATGTCACAATTTATTACAAAAGTGAATGAGGTTTAACATCACTTCTTTCTGCAATGATTCAGTGAAGCATAAAATATCTCATTTGGATCCCAGTTCAGTTTAATATGATTTGATTAAATgtaatatcccccccccccccccaaaaaaaaaaaaaaaaaatctgttttaataAACTGAATAAGTTTGAACTTTTGAGATTGGACTGAATTGACATTTCACAAAATGACACAGTGCAtttgcttccccccccccccccgggttaTAAAGACATAACATTTAAGCACAAATTAACAGTTCACCATAAACTACAGTCATACTGTTTAAAACACATTTGCAAGTAAACTACACTTTATAAACTACAACAAAATAAGCAATTCTACACAAATTGCTGCTGTTTCTATATACCAGTTTCTAATGCACAAGTATACttttactttacttttttttttttagccctaAAAGAAGGAAATTGGGCCGAGCCAATCCACTTGGTCTTTGGCCATCCAGAACATCAGCAGCCCGAATAGGATCACCAGACCCATCCTCAGTATCAGCTTCAGTGTGTTTGCATGCTGTCAGTACAGTGACAGGAAACAGGTGTCATTCCAAACCTGAGTAACAAACTGAAAAGTGCTGCAGGGTCAACCTGGTCTCAtgacaagtcgtgattcagcagcacgaaatacacaTTAATGTATtgctttgtgatattgtgatgaaaagtgcctcattttcatcacagcagcacgtattcattctaattcattccgtgatggctgcacgaaattaaaagtgaagcggggggggggggggggggggtcggagtggttgtggttagggtggggggaaagagtaagattaggttatggttaaggatacagttgggggtaggagtagggttaggaatagtgagttaaaaaaaaacccgtcatgaaaatttgactcatttcgtcacgggagcacgaaaaaaaaaatgtgagactgggctggcaggGCCCACTGAGTACACACCTTGTGTTTTTTGGTGCCGTGCACTGTCCAGCTCAGTTCCGGCTCCTTCTCTGCTACTGGAGTATTTGGTAGACCAAAAGCAGGTTTATTATTCAGAGTGTCGTCTGAGTCCCTCATGTCCTGGAAAAGGTGAAACAGTAAAATTAATGAGCGTGTATGTGTGTTCTTGCATGTTTCCTCATGGTTATTCTCACCTCGGAGGTGTCCACGGAGTTCGGGTCGTCCTCACTATCAGTGGAGCTGTTGAGTGAGTTTCTGTCACTGCTGAGAAAAAACACACAGTTCAAATTTAGTGCTGTTGATTgtgaataaataagaaataagcaATAAATCAGGAGTTCGGCTTACCTGTCGGTGTCATATTGAATAACCCGAGATGATGTATCTGTTGAAAACTGAACTTTTACCTCCCTCCCTATAAAAATGGACACCATAGAAGTGTTAACGGTGGTACTTCTTATTAAACATTACAATCTTGTCTATACTCACCTTTTCGTTCATTCTCCCCGTCGCTGTCATTGTAAAACTTATAGAAAGCCTCAATTCTCTCCTGTTCTTGCTCCCAGTTTGTCTCATCTTCGCTCTCGTCGTCTCCCAGTTGTCCCACCTCCGTGAACCCAGAGGACACGGGATCAGTGTTGAAGAAGAAGCTGTCGTCCACAGATCCCTGGTTCGAAGGGCACAAGGTTTTGGTAGTTATTGAGTAGCTGTTTGCGCAGATGTTTTCTTTAGGATGCTGATTGACATCTGGAGACAACGTTTCATGGTTTTCCTCATCCACAAACAGCTGACCATAGAGAGGAGCCTTATTTGTTGATACATCGGTGTTCCAGCACATTTGGAAAACTGTCTGATCCCCTCTTGTGATGCCTAGGTCTTCACAGATGCTCCAATTGGCAAACTCGACTTTGTCTCTTTGAGACTCGGTGTCCTCCAATGGCTTGAATTGATCCTTTAGATCAAAAATACCTGAGAAGACTTCATCACTCTTCCTCCCTTGGGCATCATCCTCACTGGAGCTGCTTTCATCACACTCGCCTACCTCATGATCAATCACTCCTACAGATGGATCACCCCAAATGTGTTCAACAATCTGTCTTTGTCCTCTGTCTTGATCCAGATCCACAACTTCATCAGTGTCCACTTCTTTGCAGTGCAGATGCTTATCTGTATCTCTGCCCGTGTCTCCAGAACATCCTAGCCATGTAACATCTGTTACAATTTGTTCCGAGCAGCTATTTGGTTCACAAGGCAAAGTGTCCACCTGGTGAGGACTTTTTTCCACCTTTGTGCTTCTTTCTTCAACATACTCGCATGACGAAAAGTCTGACGGATAATCTGCAAAGCTCTCGCCTGCCTCCTGGTATTCATCCTTGGAGAAATCCTGAATGTTGTCTACGTGGTCTTCAGTATCAGCATCTAGCTCCTCCAGACTTTGCATGGATATTTCAGGAGAATCACAGAGGTCTCTAACCAACCTACCTGTGTCGATGTTTCCATCCTGTTGGCCAAAGTCCTGAGGGAGTGCTTTATCTTCTTTACCTTCATCTTTTTCCATTTTCACACCTTCATACACAGAGTTCTTTTGTATCTCAACTTCCTCTTCAATCCCATCATCTTTGGTAATCACCTTGACATCACCTTTAGAGACTTCCCCACAATACAAGGCCTCCTTATCACTCTCACTCTCCTCATTTCTTTTTTGAGGTTTATCAGTACCCTCGGTGGCTGGAAGTTGTCCTTCAGCAAAAATCTCGACCTCTGTATTAAACCGCCAGAACTCCTCACTACTGTGAACAGACATCAATAGACTCTGTTGTCCGGTGTCGGCTTCTTCTCCAGCAACACAATCTTCAAGTTCAGAATCTTCACTTGAGCTTGTGCAATGCACTTCTGGACTTTTGCCTTGTTGTTCCTCACTGTTGTTGGTGTCAGAAGGCTGTTCATCATCACTTCCAGCCATGTCTTTATCATTAGATTCCAGACTTGACAAACCTGGCATTTGAGCAGCTGGTTGTGAGTGCAATACCTCATCATCTTTTGATGGCATATGCAAGCTTTCTTTCATGTCTTCCTTGAAGGTTTCCTCAAAATTCAAGCTCTCAAAGTTGAAATCACTCTCAGGAAAAGCTGGCAGAGAATCTTCTGTAACATTTGCATTGGTAAATATTTAAATTGCAAGAAATAACTTCTAAATTTCTAATTGTTGTTTAAAAAATGGTCTCTTACCTGAAAAAGCACCACTAAATAAATCAGCAAAATTTTGTTCCATCTTTGTAACGCAAGCTAAAGTAATATTTTATAACACAAGTTAAAGGCAGAGAGGGATGACTGCATTGGCAAAGATAAAGTTTCCACTCAGAACGGAAGAGAGAATGAAGTCGTCTCGTCAGTCGCTGCTGCAAGTAGCTTCCTGTCAAACAGAAGGTGCATGAAGCAGAAATTAAACACAGCATATCTCCTCCAACAAAGTAACCAAATGTCCACATTATGCAAACCAACCATAAAACCCAAGCTCAATTAAAAGttggttaaaaacaacaacagcaacacatCTATAAATGCAAAATTCTCTGAGAAAT includes:
- the si:dkey-183p4.10 gene encoding dentin sialophosphoprotein isoform X3, with the translated sequence MEQNFADLFSGAFSEDSLPAFPESDFNFESLNFEETFKEDMKESLHMPSKDDEVLHSQPAAQMPGLSSLESNDKDMAGSDDEQPSDTNNSEEQQGKSPEVHCTSSSEDSELEDCVAGEEADTGQQSLLMSVHSSEEFWRFNTEVEIFAEGQLPATEGTDKPQKRNEESESDKEALYCGEVSKGDVKVITKDDGIEEEVEIQKNSVYEGVKMEKDEGKEDKALPQDFGQQDGNIDTGRLVRDLCDSPEISMQSLEELDADTEDHVDNIQDFSKDEYQEAGESFADYPSDFSSCEYVEERSTKVEKSPHQVDTLPCEPNSCSEQIVTDVTWLGCSGDTGRDTDKHLHCKEVDTDEVVDLDQDRGQRQIVEHIWGDPSVGVIDHEVGECDESSSSEDDAQGRKSDEVFSGIFDLKDQFKPLEDTESQRDKVEFANWSICEDLGITRGDQTVFQMCWNTDVSTNKAPLYGQLFVDEENHETLSPDVNQHPKENICANSYSITTKTLCPSNQGSVDDSFFFNTDPVSSGFTEVGQLGDDESEDETNWEQEQERIEAFYKFYNDSDGENERKGREVKVQFSTDTSSRVIQYDTDSSDRNSLNSSTDSEDDPNSVDTSEDMRDSDDTLNNKPAFGLPNTPVAEKEPELSWTVHGTKKHKHANTLKLILRMGLVILFGLLMFWMAKDQVDWLGPISFF
- the si:dkey-183p4.10 gene encoding dentin sialophosphoprotein isoform X1, yielding MEQNFADLFSGAFSEDSLPAFPESDFNFESLNFEETFKEDMKESLHMPSKDDEVLHSQPAAQMPGLSSLESNDKDMAGSDDEQPSDTNNSEEQQGKSPEVHCTSSSEDSELEDCVAGEEADTGQQSLLMSVHSSEEFWRFNTEVEIFAEGQLPATEGTDKPQKRNEESESDKEALYCGEVSKGDVKVITKDDGIEEEVEIQKNSVYEGVKMEKDEGKEDKALPQDFGQQDGNIDTGRLVRDLCDSPEISMQSLEELDADTEDHVDNIQDFSKDEYQEAGESFADYPSDFSSCEYVEERSTKVEKSPHQVDTLPCEPNSCSEQIVTDVTWLGCSGDTGRDTDKHLHCKEVDTDEVVDLDQDRGQRQIVEHIWGDPSVGVIDHEVGECDESSSSEDDAQGRKSDEVFSGIFDLKDQFKPLEDTESQRDKVEFANWSICEDLGITRGDQTVFQMCWNTDVSTNKAPLYGQLFVDEENHETLSPDVNQHPKENICANSYSITTKTLCPSNQGSVDDSFFFNTDPVSSGFTEVGQLGDDESEDETNWEQEQERIEAFYKFYNDSDGENERKGREVKVQFSTDTSSRVIQYDTDSSDRNSLNSSTDSEDDPNSVDTSEFHLFQDMRDSDDTLNNKPAFGLPNTPVAEKEPELSWTVHGTKKHKHANTLKLILRMGLVILFGLLMFWMAKDQVDWLGPISFF
- the si:dkey-183p4.10 gene encoding dentin sialophosphoprotein isoform X2, translating into MEQNFADLFSGAFSDSLPAFPESDFNFESLNFEETFKEDMKESLHMPSKDDEVLHSQPAAQMPGLSSLESNDKDMAGSDDEQPSDTNNSEEQQGKSPEVHCTSSSEDSELEDCVAGEEADTGQQSLLMSVHSSEEFWRFNTEVEIFAEGQLPATEGTDKPQKRNEESESDKEALYCGEVSKGDVKVITKDDGIEEEVEIQKNSVYEGVKMEKDEGKEDKALPQDFGQQDGNIDTGRLVRDLCDSPEISMQSLEELDADTEDHVDNIQDFSKDEYQEAGESFADYPSDFSSCEYVEERSTKVEKSPHQVDTLPCEPNSCSEQIVTDVTWLGCSGDTGRDTDKHLHCKEVDTDEVVDLDQDRGQRQIVEHIWGDPSVGVIDHEVGECDESSSSEDDAQGRKSDEVFSGIFDLKDQFKPLEDTESQRDKVEFANWSICEDLGITRGDQTVFQMCWNTDVSTNKAPLYGQLFVDEENHETLSPDVNQHPKENICANSYSITTKTLCPSNQGSVDDSFFFNTDPVSSGFTEVGQLGDDESEDETNWEQEQERIEAFYKFYNDSDGENERKGREVKVQFSTDTSSRVIQYDTDSSDRNSLNSSTDSEDDPNSVDTSEFHLFQDMRDSDDTLNNKPAFGLPNTPVAEKEPELSWTVHGTKKHKHANTLKLILRMGLVILFGLLMFWMAKDQVDWLGPISFF